A genomic window from Indicator indicator isolate 239-I01 chromosome 10, UM_Iind_1.1, whole genome shotgun sequence includes:
- the LPAR3 gene encoding lysophosphatidic acid receptor 3: MNECYYDKRMDFFYNKTNTDTVDEWTGPKLIVVLCFGTFFCLFIFISNSLVIAAVVKNRRFHFPFYYLLANLAAADFFAGIAYVFLMFNTGPVSKTLTVNRWFLRQGLLDTSLTASLVNLLVIAVERHMSIMRMKIHSNLTKKRVTFLIISIWAIAIFMGAVPTLGWNCLCDITACSSLAPIYSRSYLVFWSILNLVVFVIMVVVYIRIYMYVQRKTNVLSSHTSGSISRRRTPMKLMKTVMTVLGAFVVCWTPGLVVLLLDGLNCTNCGIQDVKRWFLLLALMNSVMNPIIYSYKDDEMWGTMKRMICCFSEDKSQERRSSRIPSTVLCRSTDTSGHYIEDGIIQGTICGKAELGDKGNS; this comes from the exons ATGAACGAATGCTACTATGATAAGCGCATGGACTTCTTTTATAACAAGACAAACACTGACACAGTAGATGAGTGGACAGGACCAAAGCTTATTGTTGTTCTGTGTTTTGGgacatttttctgtctcttcattttcatttcaaattccTTGGTCATAGCAGCTGTGGTGAAGAACAGGAgatttcattttcccttttactaTCTCCTGGCCAATCTAGCTGCAGCAGACTTTTTTGCTGGAATTGCCTATGTCTTCTTGATGTTCAACACTGGCCCAGTGTCTAAGACATTAACTGTTAACCGCTGGTTTTTGCGCCAGGGTCTTCTGGACACCAGCCTGACAGCTTCCCTGGTGAATCTTCTCGTCATAGCCGTTGAGCGGCACATGTCGATAATGCGCATGAAGATCCACAGCAATCTCACGAAGAAGAGAGTCACTTTTTTGATTATATCCATTTGGGCCATTGCTATTTTCATGGGTGCCGTTCCTACCCTGGGTTGGAACTGCCTCTGTGACATTACTGCCTGCTCATCCCTGGCACCTATTTACAGCAGAAGTTACCTGGTGTTCTGGAGCATCTTAAACCTGGTTGTCTTCGTCATTATGGTGGTGGTTTACATAAGGATCTACATGTATGTCCAGAGGAAAACCAATGTCTTGTCATCTCACACTAGTGGATCCATTAGCCGTAGAAGAACCCCCATGAAGCTTATGAAGACTGTCATGACTGTCTTAG GTGCTTTTGTTGTCTGCTGGACCCCTGGCCTGGTTGTCTTACTGCTTGATGGTCTGAACTGCACCAACTGTGGGATTCAGGATGTTAAAAGGTGGTTTCTTCTCCTGGCCCTGATGAACTCTGTCATGAATCCAATAATTTATTCttacaaagatgatgaaatgTGGGGTACTATGAAAAGGAtgatttgctgcttctctgaggATAAGAGCCAGGAGAGACGCTCCTCACGGATCCCCTCAACAGTTCTCTGCAGAAGCACAGATACCTCGGGGCACTACATTGAAGATGGCATTATTCAAGGGACAATTTGTGGAAAAGCAGAGCTTGGTGACAAAGGAAACTCCTGA